One part of the Hydra vulgaris chromosome 01, alternate assembly HydraT2T_AEP genome encodes these proteins:
- the LOC136074507 gene encoding LINE-1 reverse transcriptase homolog isoform X2: MEITLKNIEKLITNKLEEQKKSILKETERLLKDQEKNFTGIISANLKILTNRLDKIEKEVDSNKSKVLSIEKDLRDFKESLNFQEISITEKLNQITKRYEKEINNLNKKALDLENRSRRNNLRIDGIYEKTNENWAECENVVKEMFKNQLKIKNDIVIERAHRIGQPKEDKKPRTIVLKLLNFQDKTKILNATKNLRGTRIYVNEDFAKETIENRKKLWDQVKKLRLEVKNDSKSTWKVLKEITGKQKTCSSSLPQMLKVDNNSLYEPQIIAHEFNKYFTEIGSTLSRKIPNTQTSFYDFLVPIDKDICSEELSAELSFDEFEKAFKSLKKNKAPGADEINGNIVIDCYEQLKNVLFKIFRASIHQGIFPERLKLARVTPIHKEGDRSNISNYRPISVLSIFSKILERVIFNRVYNYFNYNHLFHDNQYGFRKGSSTEHAIIQFIHNISESFKKSQYTLAI, translated from the exons atggaaattacattgaaaaatatagagaaattaattacaaacaaactcgaagaacaaaaaaagagtattttaaaagaaacggAGCGCCTGTTAAaagatcaagaaaaaaattttactggTATAATtagtgcaaatttaaaaatactcacTAATCGAttagataaaattgaaaaagaagtaGACTCTAACAAATCGAAAGTCTTGAGCATAGAAAAAGACCTACGCGATTTTAAAGAAAGTCTTAACTTTCAAGAAATAAGCATCACGGAAAAATTAAATCAGATCACGAAGcgttatgaaaaagaaattaacaatttaaataaaaaggcatTAGATCTGGAGAACCGGTCTCGAAGGAATAATTTAAGAATAGACGGgatatatgaaaaaacaaatgaaaattggGCTGAGTGCGAAAATGTAGTAAAGGAAATGTTCAAAaaccaactaaaaattaaaaatgatatagttATAGAAAGAGCTCATAGAATAGGCCAAcctaaagaagataaaaaaccAAGAACTATTGTcctaaagttgttaaattttcaagacaaaacaaaaatacttaatgctACAAAAAACTTGCGAGGAACACGGATTTATGTTAATGAGGATTTCGCTAAAGAAACGATCGAAAACCGAAAAAAGTTGTGGGATCAAGTCAAAAAGCTGCGACTCGAAG ttaaaaatgactcaaaaagCACTTGGAaagtattaaaagaaattactggaaaacaaaaaacatgctcaagcTCTTTGCCACAAATGCTGAAAGTCGATAACAATAGCTTGTATGAACCACAAATAATAGctcatgaattcaataaatatttcactgaAATTGGATCAACTCTGTCAAGAAAAATACCAAATACCCAAACCTCATTTTATGACTTTTTGGTACCTATTGACAAAGATATTTGCTCTGAAGAATTATCTGCCGAACTATCATTTGatgagtttgaaaaagctttcaaatccttaaaaaaaaataaagcacctGGTGCAGATGAAATAAACGGGAATATTGTTATAGATTGCtacgaacaattaaaaaatgttctttttaaaattttcagagcatCAATTCATCAAGGTATTTTTCCTGAACGTTTAAAACTTGCCAGGGTTACCCCTATCCATAAAGAAGGCGACAGATCCAATATCAGTAACTATCGTCCTATCTctgttctttctatattttctaaaattttagaaagagtTATCTTCAACAgagtatacaattattttaattacaaccaCTTATTTCATGACAATCAGTATGGTTTCAGAAAAGGAAGTTCAACAGAACATgccattattcaatttatacataacatctctgaatcttttaaaaaatctcaatatacactag ctatttaa
- the LOC136075416 gene encoding uncharacterized protein LOC136075416 produces the protein MKWQIKKKSIKEDLKELREKAKARPYQLKYLNQVIARKEKTILNLRKKLKEKYLNLQLKKLQNHIFILKQQLTFTQSNLSYQKAMLSQQLAHKNSEVLVLQNDLLILQEKVEQMQQITQNTKTEKCYSADIRALIYDILVCQVPTHSVPTLLSKIGEHTGYQFSHIPHHTTVEQMMHELGVISDLLTAEIAFSTKNLTLGFDATTQEGVHVNVVHLTTESVCMVVAIDQFPGGTAYDYQSHITKSVDNLAKLYSDFYQLQFTDVRSTIIGNITNTMSDRVATNHATVTKLNLVWQKSLNELNCHLHPLDTMTSSCKSSLKALKTSKGKLFGRDCIAANIVLQLNKLRYKDGKGDPKGFVAFLDQHKLPRGLLPRYRGNRLHILFHTCGILIHHYEILKTFLFSGLALCGGLRYSLYQDFTSETGIRGLCALALIGKLLTGPWMTKFYIQPGQGLDYISGIQVVKNVRNTLIESSKDPLNLIKQKTDFFGNIIKDPVFDSIISFCPVTDEMSKTLAECLKAVVSVIDRQYKQQFNMSSNDQIMNQTKSARLHNIDSEELMGMFSAAKQKAPNAMLCFLSSKLHACKNKTTALLSKKPTDIQNKLTLWAISNARKTRFANAQSHKEMTSELIKRMADKIQNKKIQRTEKNRKNFKKLYA, from the exons ATGAaatggcaaataaaaaaaaaaagcataaaagaGGATCTAAAAGAGTTAAGAGAAAAGGCAAAGGCCCGACCATACCAACTTAAATATCTAAATCAGGTTATTGCTCGCAAAGAAAAGACAATCCTTAATcttcgaaaaaaattaaaggaaaaatatttgaatttacaGTTAAAGAAACTTCaaaatcacatttttattttaaaacaacagttgaCATTTACTCAAAGCAACTTATCTTATCAAAAGGCTATGTTAAGCCAACAACTTGCTCACAAAAATTCTGAAGTTCTTGTACTGCAAAATGACCTACTGATTTTACAGGAAAAAGTGGAGCAAATGCAACAAATAACGCAAAACACCAAAACTGAAAAATGCTACTCAGCAGATATTAGAGCACTTATATATGACATTCTTGTGTGCCAAGTTCCTACACATAGTGTTCCAACTTTGCTCAGTAAAATTGGAGAACACACTGGCTATCAATTTAGTCACATTCCACATCACACAACTGTGGAACAAATGATGCATGAGCTAGGTGTAATTTCAGACTTACTGACTGCTGAGATAGCtttctcaacaaaaaatctgaCACTTGGTTTTGATGCAACAACACAGGAGGGTGTTCATGTAAATGTTGTGCACTTAACAACAGAATCAGTATGCATGGTTGTAGCTATTGATCAATTTCCTGGAGGTACAGCTTACGACTATCAGAGTCACATAACAAAATCTGTTGATAATCTTGCCAAGTTATATAGTGATTTCTACCAGCTACAATTCACTGATGTGCGAAGTACTATTATTGGAAACATAACTAACACGATGAGTGACAGAGTAGCAACAAACCATGCGACAGTTACTAAGTTAAACCTTGTTTGGCAGAAATCATTAAATGAACTAAACTGTCACCTTCACCCCTTGGACACAATGACCAGTTCATGCAAATCTTCACTCAAAGCATTAAAGACTTCTAAAGGAAAACTTTTTGGAAGAGACTGCATTgcagcaaatattgttttacagCTGAACAAACTTCGCTATAAGGATGGAAAAG GTGACCCAAAGGGTTTTGTAGCCTTTTTGGACCAACACAAGCTGCCCAGAGGACTGCTACCACGCTACAGAGGTAATAGACTACACATTCTTTTTCACACATGTGGTATTTTGATTCATCACTATgaaatattgaaaacatttcTGTTTTCTGGCTTAGCGTTATGCGGAGGTCTGAGATATAGTTTGTACCAAGATTTTACATCTGAAACAG gtATCCGTGGATTATGTGCTCTAGCTTTAATTGGAAAGCTACTGACTGGTCCTTGgatgacaaaattttatatcCAACCAGGTCAGGGACTTGACTACATATCTGGCATTCAGGTAGTCAAAAATGTTCGGAATACTCTTATTGAAAGCAGCAAGGATCCTCTAAatctaattaaacaaaaaactgattttttcggaaatattattaaagatccTGTTTTTGATTCAATAATCAGCTTTTGCCCAGTAACTGATGAAATGAGTAAAACATTAGCTGAATGTCTGAAAGCTGTTGTTAGTGTCATTGACAGGCAGTACAAGCAGCAGTTCAACATGAGTTCTAATGATCAAATTATGAACCAGACTAAATCAGCAAGGCTTCACAACATTGACTCAGAAGAACTTATGGGTATGTTTAGTGCTGCAAAGCAAAAAGCTCCAAATGCCATGCTTTGCTTTCTTTCTTCAAAACTTCAtgcttgtaaaaataaaacaactgctCTACTCTCCAAAAAACCTACtgatattcaaaacaaattaacatTATGGGCTATTTCTAATGCCAGAAAAACTCGATTTGCAAATGCACAATCTCATAAAGAAATGACGTCAGAACTTATAAAGCGTATGGctgacaaaattcaaaataaaaaaattcaaagaacagagaaaaatagaaaaaattttaaaaaattgtatgccTAA